The stretch of DNA ATTCGATCCGCGACATCACTAACCGCAAAAAAACCGAAGAAAAACTGCTGGAGAATGAACGTCTGTACCGTTCTTTGGTGGAGCTCTCGCCGGATTTGATTGGCATTCACTGTGAAGGAAAATGGGTCTTCATGAATGACACCGGCGCACGGCTTTTGGGCGGTTCCAGCCCCGCCGACTTTATTGGAAAGCCGATCCTGGACATCATTCACCCGGATTTTCGACAAACCGTTATCAATCGCATTTGCAGAATTGCCGATGCCGGTCAAAAATCACAGACACTGGAGCAGAAGCTCATCCGTTTAGACGGCACGGTCATTGAGGTCGAAGGCGCGGGGGTGCCGATCATTTTTAAGGGAAAACCGGCTATCCAGGTTGTCATCCGGGATATCTCCGAGCGTAAGCGGATAGAAGATGAAAAAAATGCCGTAACAGATCGATTATTAAAGGTTGCGATTCATATTCCCGGGCTAATTTACCAATTCCGGATAAGACCGGATGGAACTTCCCATTTTCCATTTGCAAGCCATGGTATTAATAAGATATACGGCGTTTCGCCAGACGATGTCGTCGAAGATGCCTCCGCCGTATTTGATGCGGTGCACCCTGAAGACAGAGAACGGGTTGCCAAAAAAATAGCCGAATCCGCCGAAAAGCTGACAGTCTGGCATGATGAATATAGAACCATTTTGCCAACCGGTCAAAGTATCTGGGTCGAAGGAATCGCCACCCCAGAAAAATTAAAGGATAACAGTATTTTATGGCATGGCTATATAAAAGACATATCCGATCGAAAACTGGCCGATGAAAAACTCCGTAAAAGTGAGCAACGCTTGGCCTACCTTTTCTCCGTCAATCCGACTGTCGCCTACACACTTGATGTGAGTTTTGCCCCTACCTGGGTAAGTTCGAACATTATTTCCCTGATGGGATATCGCAGCGAAGAGGTGCTCACGCCCAACTGGTGGCGCGATAATCTGCACGCGGATGACCGCAAGCAGGCGATATCCAAATCGGCCAGTGTTTTGGCCAAAGGCCGGGTGACACAAGAATATCGATTCCTTAAGAAGAACGGAGACGTGATCTGGGTGCACGATGAATTAAGACTCTTATGTGATAAGTGCGGGAATCCGACGGAGTTGATAGGCGCTTGGACCAACATCTCCGAGCGAAAAAAAGCAGAACAAGACCGGATTTTTCGTATCGTGGCGGAACAAGCCAGCGAAGCTAAAAGCGCTTTTGTGGCCAACATGAGTCATGAAATTCGGACACCCCTCAACGCCATTCTGGGTTTTGCCCAGATCTTGGTTCAAGACCCAACCCTTACAGATAGACAGGCCGAACAGATGCAGACCATTATACGTAGCGGCCAGCACCTTCTAAGCCTCGTTAACGACATTTTACAGCTATCCCGAATCGAGGCCGGCAGGTCTCAATTGAATATGACAAACTGCCGCTTAGACCACCTTCTGGACGACATCGACATGATGTTCCGCTCCCAAGTCGAAGAGAAAGGGCTGCAGCTCATTGTGGAAAGGAAGAAGAGTGTGTCGTGGAGCATAAATGTGGATAACGGCAAATTGAGGCAGGTAATTATCAATTTGATGAGCAACGCCTTGAAATTTACAAAAACCGGAAAAATTTGGTTGCGGGTAAAGGTCGATACAGCCACAGAAGATGTTATACAAAACCAAGGAGGGATGCGGCTACAGGTGGATGTGGAAGACACAGGTCCTGGAATTGTGGATGCTGAATTGGATTCTATTTTTGACGCATTTGCACAATCGGAAGCAGGAATAAAGGCTGGAGGCACTGGGTTGGGTCTTACGATCAGCAAGCGTCTAATTGAGCTGATGGGCGGAACGATCACGGTTAAAAGCTCGTTGAGCAAAGGCACTTGTTTTTGTTTCCAGGTTCCAGTGGCTCGAGCCGACATCATGGTGGAGACCCCGATTAAAGAAAAAATGCGGTCAATTCTGCACCTTGCGCCTGGAACAGGGCCATTTCACATTCTTGTAGTTGATGACCATAAGGACAACCGCGATCTGCTGCGCGCCATACTGCAGCCTTTGGGCTTCGAAATCGCGGAAGCGGTAAATGGACAAGAAGCCATAGATTTCCTTGAAAAATTTAGCCCGCATGCAATCCTCATGGATCTTCGGATGCCGGTCATGAACGGCTATGAGGCAACTATATGGATCAAGGCCTCTGAAAAAAATCGCACGATCCCCATTATTGCGGTAACAGCCAGCGCCTTTGAAGATGATGAGAAAGCAATTCTGGCGACGGGTGTGGATGGCTATATACGAAGACCAGTGGATCGAGGCGAGCTCCTAGAAATGCTTGAAAAACTGA from Desulfobacterales bacterium encodes:
- a CDS encoding PAS domain S-box protein, translated to MERARDTGQAVLSGKVTLIVDGDKGHSTGFLIYVPVYQKGLPTNTVEERRIALYGYVFSAFSARNFLNAIFPEGLIFTHLQIFDGRETTPEALLFDSQGQTGIPHLALNDIEKETVVELAGHAWTLRLSPTPAFQSGVDRSLPWTILGGGIFLSISFCLLIWSQQRTRDTALQLRRSEAHLFATLHSIGDAVISTDALGCVTALNPVAERLTGWRLSEARERPIAEIFHIINEETRQPAAIPIDAVLATGEIRGLANHTALIARDGTQYLIDDSAAPIRDIHGRLTGVVMVFRDVTDQRRAQQEILSLNESLEQRVRERTEALAHAKKDWEKTYDAVPDMIAILGTDYRIIRGNRALADRLGLHPRDLVGKFCYEYIHGTSEPHPACPHRQMLADGQPHATEMQEPHIGGVLDVSVTPLRDDSGALICSVHSIRDITNRKKTEEKLLENERLYRSLVELSPDLIGIHCEGKWVFMNDTGARLLGGSSPADFIGKPILDIIHPDFRQTVINRICRIADAGQKSQTLEQKLIRLDGTVIEVEGAGVPIIFKGKPAIQVVIRDISERKRIEDEKNAVTDRLLKVAIHIPGLIYQFRIRPDGTSHFPFASHGINKIYGVSPDDVVEDASAVFDAVHPEDRERVAKKIAESAEKLTVWHDEYRTILPTGQSIWVEGIATPEKLKDNSILWHGYIKDISDRKLADEKLRKSEQRLAYLFSVNPTVAYTLDVSFAPTWVSSNIISLMGYRSEEVLTPNWWRDNLHADDRKQAISKSASVLAKGRVTQEYRFLKKNGDVIWVHDELRLLCDKCGNPTELIGAWTNISERKKAEQDRIFRIVAEQASEAKSAFVANMSHEIRTPLNAILGFAQILVQDPTLTDRQAEQMQTIIRSGQHLLSLVNDILQLSRIEAGRSQLNMTNCRLDHLLDDIDMMFRSQVEEKGLQLIVERKKSVSWSINVDNGKLRQVIINLMSNALKFTKTGKIWLRVKVDTATEDVIQNQGGMRLQVDVEDTGPGIVDAELDSIFDAFAQSEAGIKAGGTGLGLTISKRLIELMGGTITVKSSLSKGTCFCFQVPVARADIMVETPIKEKMRSILHLAPGTGPFHILVVDDHKDNRDLLRAILQPLGFEIAEAVNGQEAIDFLEKFSPHAILMDLRMPVMNGYEATIWIKASEKNRTIPIIAVTASAFEDDEKAILATGVDGYIRRPVDRGELLEMLEKLIGLRYEYTAEETSDTRGAPSRSLTSEDLALLPVELVQSMQQAVEAGEMVKLKMLIAQVEKMNSAVARGLLILSNNYDYEKLKKILKR